Within Candidatus Neomarinimicrobiota bacterium, the genomic segment TTTCCCTGGGTAAGCCTTATCCGGAAGAGAATATCTGTGTGGGAGGGCTTGACCTCGATCCGGGTGAGCAATTCATTTTTGCCGTGGGTAGAGAGGATAGCACCCTCCGTTCGTATGATCTGGTTGCTCAAAGGTGGAACTACAACCTGAAATTACCCGCCGAACCATATACCTGCCTGGTGCACTCCCAGCGGCCAGAAGCGTATGTTTCCCTTTGGGGCGGTTCCCGGGTCATGGTTTTCAGCCTGGCCGATGGACGGTTACTCGCGGAAATACCTACCGGCGATCATCCCAATGATATGGTATTGTCACTCGATGGCCGACGGCTTTTCGTTGCCAATGCCAATTTGAATACCGTTTCGGTGGTCGATCTGGATGCACGCAAGGTGGGAGAAACCATTGCTACCTCCCTGTCACCCCGGGCCCTTCCGGGCAGTACTCCCAACAGCGTGGCTATTTCACCTAACGGACAAACGCTTTACGTTGCCAATGCCGATAACAACTATGTGGCCGTGTTCGATATCTCACGCCCTGGCGCAACGGGTCCCAAGGGCTTTATACCCGTAGGTTGGTATCCGACCGCGGTGCGGGTTCTGCAATCGGGAGCTTTGCTGGTGCTGAACGGTAAAGGTCATGGAGGTTCCCGTGCCAACCCGGGCTTACCTGATATCTCCTTACCAGGACCCCGAGACGAAACATTCTTTGCTAATTACATCGGCAACATGTTCCGGGGATCACTCTCCTTTATCCCTGAGCCGGAACAGGAGCAGCTCCAGCAGTGGAGCCGGAAGGTCTACGCAAACACGCCCCAGGCACCGCCGGAACGCAAACCGGCCATCCAATTCAGGTTTTCATCCCATCCTATTCCTCGAAATATCGGTGATCCTTCGCCTATAAAATATGTATTCTATATCATCAAGGAGAACCGCACCTACGACCAGGTGTTTGGCGATATTCCGGAAGGCAACGGCGACTCATCCTTGTGTCTGTTTTCGGCACGGATAACTCCCAATCATCATGCGCTGGCACGGGAATTCGTATTGCTGGATAACCTGTATGCCAATGCCGAGGTCAGTGCGGATGGCCATGAATGGTCCATGGCTGCCTACGCCACCGATTACGTTGAGAAAACCTGGCCGGGACTTTATGGCGGCCACGGAGGTCAATATCCGTCGGAAGGATTAAGAGCAATTGCCGAGCCGGCTTCCGGGTACATTTGGGACGCATGCCGACGCACCGGCATTAGCTATCGTATCTATGGCGAATTCGTTCAATATGCCGACTGGGAACGCAAAGACACGGTAGTGACCAGACTGGAATCGCTGCAGGGCCATATCGCCCCCCTGTTCCCGCCTTATGACTTATCGATTGCCGATACGTCCCGCGCCCGCCTCTGGATGGAGGAGTTTGATACCTACGAAAGGAATGGTCAGCTCCCCCGGCTTCAGATCATTCGCCTGCCGAATGACCACACGGCCGGAACGCGCGAGAGCATGCCCACGCCCCGGGCGATGGTGGCCGATAACGATCTGGCTCTGGGCATGATTATTGACCGGATAAGCCACAGCCGTTTCTGGAAGGAGTCCGCCATTTTCGTCCTGGAAGATGACGCCCAGAACGGACCGGATCATGTGGATGCCCACCGGATGGTGGGCCTGGTTGTCAGCCCCTATACCCGGCGGCGGCACGTGGATAGCAATATGTATTCCACCACCAGCGTCTTGCGCACCATGCAGCTGATCCTGGGTCTACCGCCCATGAGCCAGTTCGATTCCGCCGCCTTGCCCATGTATGACTCATTCACTCATCGGGCCGATTTCACGCCGTACGACCACCACCCGGCTGTCATAGACCTCGATCAGATGAATCCCGATGGCGCCTACGGTCAATTGCGCTCGGCGGAGCTGAACCTTGCTGTGGAAGACGCCATTCCCGATGTGGAGTTCAACGAGATTGTCTGGAAAGCCATTCGAGGAGCCGACTCTGAAATGCCGGCTCCTGTCCGCAGCGCTTTCGTCCGGGCCTTTGAATGTACGTCGGCAAAGTAATGTGAGCTATTTATGCTTGAAACTAAGAGACACATTTTGTGTTTCCAAGGCTTAGCTGACGCCTAATCTGAAGCGTCCTTCGCTTGATTTTCTCCCGAACGTCCAGGATCTGTTTTCCCCTTCCTTCATAGACATCCATGGGCTTCAGGTTACTAAGCGATTCATGATACTGCTCGATCTTGCCCTGTGTCATGGGATGATACGGGGCTCCACGGGTATGCCTGATGCCCTACTCGGCCAGCAGTCCCGAAATCCCCTCCGGCATCTACATTGCCCGCCTGCTGGTCCCGCCGCAAGCGGGGTGACACCGGCATACAGCAAGCAGATTAAAATGGCGCTGGTGAAGTAAACGGATTGCAGGTGTGGAGAGTCTGATTTCGCGCCGTATGGTCAGCAGCTGAAGAGCTTGGGATCATGGATCTCCGGTGCATAAGCTTTGAACCGGATGCGTCCAGCGGTTAGTTTTTCAAGTTGTACCGGCAATTCTAATGGCGCCAGCAGTTCATTCAGCCAAGCAGAGAAAGCAGCCTCGGCGATTGGTCGCGTACATCGCCGTTTTCGGCTCGCTCTGGGGATTATCCGAAGCCACGCTTGGAACGGCGCTGCACCTGATGAGGATACCCTTTTCGGGGCTGATCATGACGGCCATTGCTCTTATCATTATCCTGATCGCACGTGCGTTTTATAACGCACCGGGTAGCACCATCTCCATCGCGCTGCTGGCAGCCATCATTAAAGCCCTGAGCATCAGCACGGTCAAGGTCGGGCCCATGATCGGCATTATTTCTGAGGGGCTGCTGGCCGAGGGTATACTCACACTTATAAGACCGGGAAGAACAGGATTCCTCATTGCGGGGCTCGCGCTTGGGATATATCCCCTCGTCCATAGTATCATTACCAAAACGATCCTGTTCGGGGCCGCCTTCATTCCGATGCTGATTGACACTGCGCGGGGTATTTCGGAGCGCTTCGGATACGGCATAGGCTGGCTGGCACTGGGTCTGTATGTGGTGCTGCATATAATCATTGGTGCCGGGGCCGCCCTGCTGGCCTGGAGTCTTTACAAACGCGTCAGCACGATTCTGAACCGTGGCATCTAGCAGCTCATGGTGGCAGTCAAAGCGCTTCTGGGTGTCATGTGCCCTGCTTTCAGGTCTGGTATTCTTATCTCGTGGTCCATATGTCATTATGACGGTGCTTCTGTTGCTCGTGGCTTTCACCTATCGGGGTGCACTTCGACCACTGACTAGTTACAAGTTCTGGATTCCGATTTCCCTGCTGATCGTCGTATTTCCCGTTTTCACCGGATATCAGGATCGGACCATTGTGGGAATCAGCTACAGCAGTGCCGTGTTGAATAAAACCATCCTCATGGCACTGCGGGGTATCACCATATATCTCCTTTTCCAGGTATTGACCACCGAGCTTCAAGGCGACACTCTGCGCAAGTGGCTGTCTCGATTTCGCATAGCACATCTAGGGGAAGCCTTCCACATGGCGCAAGGCATTCTCCCGCGCCTAAAAAGGATTGCTAAGGAACGCTATGATACGCTCCAGTCTGCAGGACCCAAGAAGCACACTCCTGCGGCCTATATAAATGCTGTGGGGACATTTTTAGCCGACCTTATCTTGATGGCGGAACAGATGGGCCTGGACACCGACGAAATGACCGAGCCTAGCCCGAATAGCTTTATCCAGGAGATAAGGGGGAAACAGCCTCCTTTGCTCATCATCCTGGTTGGCATACAGAGTACCGGCAAGACGACTTGGCTTAGTGAACTGGCTACCACGCTGAAGGAAGCGGGGGGAAAAGTGGATGGATTACTGGCGCCGAAGGAATTCGAAAGTAAAGGTCACTGGCATCACGTCCTTGAACGCATCAGTACCGGGGAGCGGCGTTCTCTGAATACCATGAAAAAGATAGAGACCCCAATCAAATTCGGCCGGTTCTTTTTCCGGCCCGAAACTATATCCTGGGGCTGTGAGCAGCTGGCTTCCGCCCGCCACACGGACTGGCTGATTATCGACGAGATCGGCCCCCTGGAGTTCCAGGGTGAAGGACTGCTGCCCGCCCTGCGCGATCTACTCCAGACGTTCACTGGATTCCTCGTGGTTTCTATGCGATCAGACGTGTATCAGAGATTGGAGCAACTGATCTCTGATCAGGTACCTTTTCTGCACACCTGGCCGCAGCACATTGTGCGGCTACCGGTGAGGAATGATAAGTAATGCTTCTCAAGCCGAATTTCACTTACCTGCGGGTTGCTCCATGAAAATAGCAGCCATTGTTCTCGCAGCCGGCTCTTCGGATAGAATGTCACCGGGAAACAAGCTGCTGCTACCGGTTCAAGGTAAGCCGATAATCATTAAGAGCCTTGACAACGTCATTCAGGCCGGATATGCCCCGGTTGTAGTAGTCCTCGGCTGCGAGATGGAATCAGTACGTGAAGTGTTGGTCGGGCGGCGCGTTGATGTAGCTGCAAATCCGGATTGGGAAAAGGGCCTGTCAAGCTCCATCAAGGTCGGGATCCGGTCTTTGCCTGAGAATCTGGCTGGCGCGCTCCTGATGCTGGCTGATATGCCCCTGGTGCAGGTGGCGACCTTGATAAACCTGAAAAAAAGGTTCCTTGCCGGTGATGGGACGAAGATCGTCTTTCCAACCTACGGCAAGCGCCAGGGGAATCCCGTTCTTTTTCCGGCGCGATTGTTTCCCGAACTGCTCGAACTGGAGGGTGAGCGAGGAGCGAAATCCCTTCTGCGTAAATACGCTGCCGATGCGGTTCCCGTCCCGGTCCAGTCAGATGAAGTGCTTATGGACTGCGATACGCCCGAGGATTATCGTCGGATACTCTCCCGGATAGAACAGCAGCCCCTCCAATAAGGGGCGGATTAGAGTCGGGAGATTCGTCTCCGGGCGCTTCTCAGTGGGGGCTTTTCTTGCTCAGGGCAGCAAAGCCATCGAGGATATCTTCTGCCTTGATGGGCAGGCTGCGGATGCGAACACCACAGGCGTTGTAGATAGCATTGACCACGGCCGGAGCCGGGGCATTAATGGGAATCTCGGCGACGGCCTTAGCTCCGAAGGGTCCGGTCGGTTCGTGGCCGGGTATGAATCGTACCACCAACTCGGGCATGTCCAGTGCGGTAAAGATGTGGTAGTTGGTGAAATCCGTATTGATGGGGGCTCCCTCCTCATCGAATATCATATATTCGGATAATGCCATCCCCAGCGCTTGTGGAATAGCCCCTTCCACCTGGCCTTCCGCCATCTGGGGATTGATGATCTGACCGGCATCAGTAATCGAAACGATCCGTTCCACCCGCACCAGACCGGTCTCGGTATCGACACTCACTTCCGCAAAGGTAGCATTGAAGGGGGGTGGCGAATCGTAGCTGAGATGCGACGCTGTAGCCATGATCTGCATCTGATCATCGGTGTACATGGACCGGGTACAGATTTCCTGGTACGATAACTGCTCACCGTTATCTGCCCGCACGAATCCGTTTTGGATGACGGCCCGGTCCGTCCCTAACAGCTTTTTCCCCTGCGAAAGGATCTGTTCCTTCACTTTCTCGGCCGCTTTCTTCACGGCGCCACCGGAAATATAGGTAGTGCTGGATGCGTACGCGCCGGTATCGAACGGTGTGAAGTCTGTATCAGACGAATAGACCACGATCCGCTGAACAGGTACTTCCAGAACCTCCGCAGCAATCTGCGCCAGCGCAGTATCGGAGCCCGTTCCCAGATCGGTTGCACCTACTAATAAATTGAAGCTGGCATCCTCATTCATTTTAAGGAATGCCGAGCCCATATCAATACCCGGGATTCCCGATCCCTGGCCAGCGACAGCTACGCCGATCCCCCGCCGAACAGGTCCGGTCTTTGCTCCCTGCCGAACCTTATCCCATCGTGTGCTCCCTCGGCCTTCCTCCAGGCAGGCTTTCAAGCCGGTGGAGTGCAGCACTATCGGATAGCCCTCACCTCCTTCTCCAAATACTTTCGCAATGGGGATCTCATCGCCCACCTCATAG encodes:
- a CDS encoding NTP transferase domain-containing protein, which produces MKIAAIVLAAGSSDRMSPGNKLLLPVQGKPIIIKSLDNVIQAGYAPVVVVLGCEMESVREVLVGRRVDVAANPDWEKGLSSSIKVGIRSLPENLAGALLMLADMPLVQVATLINLKKRFLAGDGTKIVFPTYGKRQGNPVLFPARLFPELLELEGERGAKSLLRKYAADAVPVPVQSDEVLMDCDTPEDYRRILSRIEQQPLQ
- a CDS encoding alkaline phosphatase family protein gives rise to the protein SLGKPYPEENICVGGLDLDPGEQFIFAVGREDSTLRSYDLVAQRWNYNLKLPAEPYTCLVHSQRPEAYVSLWGGSRVMVFSLADGRLLAEIPTGDHPNDMVLSLDGRRLFVANANLNTVSVVDLDARKVGETIATSLSPRALPGSTPNSVAISPNGQTLYVANADNNYVAVFDISRPGATGPKGFIPVGWYPTAVRVLQSGALLVLNGKGHGGSRANPGLPDISLPGPRDETFFANYIGNMFRGSLSFIPEPEQEQLQQWSRKVYANTPQAPPERKPAIQFRFSSHPIPRNIGDPSPIKYVFYIIKENRTYDQVFGDIPEGNGDSSLCLFSARITPNHHALAREFVLLDNLYANAEVSADGHEWSMAAYATDYVEKTWPGLYGGHGGQYPSEGLRAIAEPASGYIWDACRRTGISYRIYGEFVQYADWERKDTVVTRLESLQGHIAPLFPPYDLSIADTSRARLWMEEFDTYERNGQLPRLQIIRLPNDHTAGTRESMPTPRAMVADNDLALGMIIDRISHSRFWKESAIFVLEDDAQNGPDHVDAHRMVGLVVSPYTRRRHVDSNMYSTTSVLRTMQLILGLPPMSQFDSAALPMYDSFTHRADFTPYDHHPAVIDLDQMNPDGAYGQLRSAELNLAVEDAIPDVEFNEIVWKAIRGADSEMPAPVRSAFVRAFECTSAK
- a CDS encoding nucleoside-triphosphatase yields the protein MTVLLLLVAFTYRGALRPLTSYKFWIPISLLIVVFPVFTGYQDRTIVGISYSSAVLNKTILMALRGITIYLLFQVLTTELQGDTLRKWLSRFRIAHLGEAFHMAQGILPRLKRIAKERYDTLQSAGPKKHTPAAYINAVGTFLADLILMAEQMGLDTDEMTEPSPNSFIQEIRGKQPPLLIILVGIQSTGKTTWLSELATTLKEAGGKVDGLLAPKEFESKGHWHHVLERISTGERRSLNTMKKIETPIKFGRFFFRPETISWGCEQLASARHTDWLIIDEIGPLEFQGEGLLPALRDLLQTFTGFLVVSMRSDVYQRLEQLISDQVPFLHTWPQHIVRLPVRNDK